Proteins encoded together in one Acidimicrobiia bacterium window:
- the orn gene encoding oligoribonuclease, giving the protein MAEAPADDRLVWLDLEMTGLDIRRHVIVEIAALVTNSALEPLDEGIDVIVHQPATALAEMDDVVQKMHTRSGLTLAIEASTVTLDEAGAQVLEYLRAHVPEPGTAPMCGNSIGVDRRFLDAQLPALDQYLHYRSIDVSSFKELCRRWYPEVYRKRPAKVETHRALADVNESIAELRYYREAMLRPADPAPLSGE; this is encoded by the coding sequence ATGGCCGAGGCCCCCGCCGACGACCGGCTCGTCTGGCTCGATCTCGAGATGACCGGGCTCGACATCCGGCGTCATGTCATCGTCGAGATCGCCGCCCTCGTCACGAACAGCGCGCTGGAGCCGCTCGACGAGGGGATCGACGTGATCGTCCACCAACCGGCGACGGCGCTCGCGGAGATGGACGACGTGGTGCAGAAGATGCACACCCGATCGGGGCTGACCCTGGCGATCGAGGCGTCGACCGTCACGCTCGACGAGGCCGGCGCGCAGGTCCTCGAGTACCTGCGCGCGCACGTACCGGAGCCGGGCACCGCACCCATGTGCGGCAACTCGATCGGCGTCGACCGCCGCTTCCTCGACGCGCAGCTCCCCGCGCTCGACCAGTACCTGCACTACCGCAGCATCGACGTCTCGAGCTTCAAGGAGTTGTGCCGCCGTTGGTATCCCGAGGTGTACCGCAAGCGCCCCGCAAAGGTGGAGACGCACCGCGCGCTCGCCGACGTGAACGAGTCGATCGCCGAATTGCGCTACTACCGCGAAGCGATGCTGCGACCGGCCGACCCGGCGCCCCTGTCAGGCGAGTAG
- a CDS encoding GNAT family protein yields the protein MRARREVSLAGPRVMLRALESGDFDAWRDIRTRSRDWLEPWEPLPEVGSPDPVADRDAFRARCGAWERQRQFDTAYGFGLLLRDGTLLGEVSLGSVLRGPFQSSFIGYWIDEKQAGNGYIPEGVALVIRYGFETLGLHRIEAAIVPRNEKSRRVAEKLGLRNEGTALRFLQIRGVWEDHVRYAITREDWDARKDDLERAFLM from the coding sequence GTGAGGGCGCGACGCGAGGTATCGCTCGCGGGGCCGCGCGTGATGCTGCGCGCGCTCGAAAGCGGTGACTTCGACGCCTGGCGCGACATCCGCACTCGGAGCCGGGACTGGCTCGAGCCGTGGGAGCCGCTGCCCGAGGTCGGCTCACCCGACCCGGTCGCCGACCGTGACGCGTTCCGCGCGCGCTGCGGTGCATGGGAACGTCAGCGGCAGTTCGACACTGCCTATGGATTCGGTCTGCTGCTGCGCGACGGCACCTTGCTCGGCGAGGTGAGCCTCGGCAGCGTGCTGCGCGGGCCGTTCCAATCGAGCTTCATCGGGTACTGGATCGACGAGAAGCAGGCCGGGAACGGGTACATACCCGAAGGGGTCGCGCTCGTCATCCGCTACGGATTCGAGACGCTCGGCTTGCATCGGATAGAGGCGGCGATCGTGCCGCGCAACGAGAAGAGCCGGCGGGTCGCGGAGAAGCTCGGTTTGCGGAACGAGGGAACTGCGCTGCGCTTCCTCCAGATCCGCGGGGTCTGGGAAGACCACGTGCGCTACGCGATCACGCGTGAAGACTGGGACGCGCGCAAGGACGACCTCGAGCGCGCGTTTCTCATGTGA
- a CDS encoding MATE family efflux transporter — protein MQVIRRSPHDREIVRLAVPALGALAAEPLYLLADTAIVGHLGTSPLAGLAVAGTVLTAAFSVFNFLAYSTTASVARQVGAGNQRAASEFGIDGCWLAIGLGLVLTVLGLALAPVIVDVMGASSTVHPFAVTYLRISILGAPALLLTLAGAGYLRGMQDTRTTLVIAVASNTLNLLLELAFVYAFHLGIAGSAWGTVTAQFAAAAAYLVVVGRAARRAEASVRPRPGGIRANAAVGSRLVIRTAALLVTLLTATAIAARLGDDDVAAHQVAMQILLFLALSLDALAIAAQAMVGRFLGADAAPDARASARRLLEWGVMAGVVLGIAVAVTRPWLAALFTDDGDVRALVEQLLWFVAALQPAAAVVFVLDGVLIGAGDAGYLAIAMLVATLAVYLPAALVVAALDAGLLWLWGAISLWMIARLVGMVARYRTDRWQVTGAVRVT, from the coding sequence ATGCAGGTCATCCGCCGCAGTCCCCACGATCGGGAGATCGTCCGACTCGCGGTGCCCGCGCTCGGGGCGCTCGCGGCCGAGCCCCTCTACCTGCTCGCCGACACCGCGATCGTCGGCCACCTCGGCACCAGCCCGCTCGCCGGTCTCGCCGTCGCCGGCACCGTGCTCACCGCCGCCTTCTCGGTCTTCAACTTCCTCGCGTACTCCACCACTGCGTCAGTTGCGCGGCAGGTGGGCGCCGGAAACCAGCGGGCCGCCTCCGAGTTCGGAATCGACGGTTGCTGGCTCGCGATCGGGCTCGGACTCGTGCTGACCGTCCTCGGCCTCGCGCTCGCGCCCGTCATCGTCGACGTGATGGGCGCGTCGAGCACCGTGCACCCGTTCGCGGTCACGTACCTCCGCATCAGCATCCTCGGTGCGCCGGCGTTGCTGCTCACGCTCGCGGGCGCCGGCTACCTGCGCGGCATGCAGGACACGCGCACGACCCTCGTGATCGCGGTGGCGTCGAACACCCTCAACCTCCTCCTCGAGCTCGCGTTCGTGTACGCCTTCCACCTGGGCATCGCGGGCTCGGCGTGGGGCACGGTCACCGCCCAGTTCGCCGCCGCGGCCGCCTACCTCGTGGTGGTGGGTCGTGCCGCCCGGCGTGCGGAAGCGTCGGTCCGGCCCCGTCCTGGGGGCATCCGCGCCAACGCGGCGGTGGGCAGCCGCCTCGTGATCCGCACCGCCGCGCTCCTCGTCACCCTGCTCACCGCCACCGCGATCGCGGCACGCCTCGGCGACGACGACGTGGCCGCGCACCAGGTGGCGATGCAGATCCTGCTGTTCCTCGCGCTCTCACTCGACGCGCTCGCGATCGCGGCGCAGGCGATGGTGGGCCGGTTCCTCGGCGCCGACGCCGCGCCCGACGCGCGCGCCTCTGCGCGCCGCCTCCTCGAATGGGGGGTCATGGCGGGAGTCGTGCTCGGGATCGCGGTCGCGGTCACGCGGCCGTGGCTCGCCGCGCTCTTCACCGACGACGGCGACGTGCGCGCCCTCGTGGAGCAGCTCCTCTGGTTCGTCGCCGCGTTGCAGCCGGCGGCTGCGGTCGTGTTCGTTCTCGACGGCGTGCTCATCGGTGCGGGCGACGCGGGCTATCTCGCGATCGCGATGCTCGTTGCAACGCTGGCCGTGTATCTGCCCGCGGCGTTGGTCGTGGCCGCACTCGACGCCGGGTTGCTGTGGTTGTGGGGCGCGATCTCGCTCTGGATGATCGCCCGGCTGGTGGGCATGGTGGCGCGCTACCGCACCGACCGCTGGCAGGTGACCGGCGCCGTGCGCGTCACATGA
- a CDS encoding MFS transporter, with protein sequence MERRLLPYFLVSGSMTLGYGSIYTLLADLRDRFGFSGTQLGLIVAAGFLAGFCAQLFLARYADRGHIALMVRGGVIVAALAMLGSAVATQFWAFVLARLLLGLGSGAVGPAIRRIVITRDPDGVGANLGRLASFDVSGFVLGPLVAAVTAELFGIRAPFLILAGVLLAVLALTARLDLASGPVSSDRRVIRGLLRMPAMQATLAAGVAFYVTIGMFEAVWAVLLRDRGAETWLIGLTLSLFTVPMIFLAPVGGRIAQRRGPLRVVSVSLTVATVCTFSYGVLPSLWMLLAVSVIHAVADSFTMPGNQVAAALASPPEQASSAQGLLGATGLAAAGLTGLLAGYLYQHAGRFAVSGATAAVMTVFLVAATALGRDQRRPIHATANRSTERAMDQSADRSE encoded by the coding sequence ATGGAGCGCCGGCTGCTCCCGTACTTCCTCGTGTCCGGCAGCATGACCCTCGGGTACGGATCGATCTACACCCTGCTCGCCGATCTGCGCGATCGATTCGGCTTCTCGGGAACCCAACTCGGACTCATCGTCGCCGCGGGCTTCTTGGCCGGGTTCTGCGCCCAGCTCTTCCTGGCGCGCTACGCCGACCGGGGCCATATCGCACTCATGGTGCGCGGCGGTGTGATCGTTGCCGCGTTGGCCATGTTGGGCAGCGCCGTCGCCACACAGTTCTGGGCGTTCGTGCTCGCGAGGCTCCTCCTCGGGCTCGGAAGCGGCGCGGTCGGCCCGGCGATTCGCAGGATCGTGATCACACGCGACCCTGACGGTGTCGGAGCCAACCTCGGTCGCCTCGCATCGTTCGATGTCTCCGGGTTCGTCCTCGGCCCGCTCGTTGCTGCGGTGACTGCCGAGCTGTTCGGGATCCGCGCTCCCTTCCTCATCCTCGCCGGAGTCCTCTTGGCGGTCCTCGCGCTCACCGCGCGGCTCGACCTCGCCTCGGGACCGGTGAGCAGTGACCGTCGGGTGATCCGCGGGCTCCTCAGAATGCCGGCGATGCAGGCGACGCTGGCCGCAGGCGTCGCGTTCTACGTCACGATCGGCATGTTCGAAGCGGTATGGGCCGTGTTGCTGCGCGACCGAGGCGCGGAGACCTGGCTCATCGGCCTCACTCTCTCGTTGTTCACGGTGCCGATGATCTTCTTGGCCCCCGTCGGCGGCCGCATCGCGCAACGCCGCGGGCCGCTCCGCGTCGTATCGGTGAGCCTGACGGTGGCCACCGTCTGCACGTTCTCGTACGGCGTGCTGCCCAGCCTCTGGATGCTCCTCGCCGTCTCGGTCATCCACGCCGTCGCCGACTCGTTCACCATGCCCGGCAACCAGGTAGCCGCAGCGCTGGCAAGCCCGCCCGAACAGGCATCGTCCGCACAAGGGCTACTCGGCGCCACCGGACTCGCCGCCGCAGGGCTCACCGGTCTCCTCGCCGGCTACCTCTACCAGCACGCGGGACGCTTCGCCGTGAGTGGGGCTACGGCGGCGGTCATGACCGTCTTCCTCGTCGCTGCGACCGCGCTCGGCCGAGATCAACGTCGCCCGATACACGCGACGGCAAATCGATCCACCGAACGCGCAATGGACCAATCCGCTGACCGATCTGAGTGA